A section of the Streptomyces sp. NBC_00102 genome encodes:
- a CDS encoding roadblock/LC7 domain-containing protein → MIANVRTALNHRSGELDWLLDDLVKRVAEVRHAVVLSGDGLAVGASSVLSREDAEHLAAVASGFHSLAKGAGRHFGAGGVRQTMVEMDEGFLFVVAAGEGSCLAVLSDAVADIGLVAYEMARLVKRVGEHLSSPARLAQPTAAG, encoded by the coding sequence ATGATCGCGAACGTGAGGACGGCATTGAACCACCGCTCGGGCGAACTCGACTGGCTGCTGGACGATCTGGTGAAGAGGGTCGCGGAAGTGCGGCACGCCGTCGTCCTGTCCGGCGACGGACTGGCGGTCGGCGCCTCCAGCGTGCTGAGCCGCGAGGACGCCGAACACCTGGCCGCCGTCGCCTCAGGCTTCCACAGCCTCGCCAAGGGAGCGGGCCGTCACTTCGGGGCAGGCGGTGTGCGCCAGACGATGGTGGAGATGGACGAGGGCTTCCTGTTCGTCGTCGCGGCGGGGGAAGGCTCGTGCCTGGCGGTGCTGAGCGACGCCGTCGCCGACATCGGCCTGGTCGCGTACGAGATGGCACGCCTGGTCAAGCGGGTCGGTGAGCACCTGAGTTCACCGGCACGGCTCGCACAACCCACGGCCGCGGGCTGA
- a CDS encoding DUF742 domain-containing protein: MGTGADALRGSQWYDADAGPLVRPYAVTGGRTEPGPSGARFDLIALVDVAEASDRDAETMLGPEHRALLALCQEETQSVAELAADADLPVGVVRVLLGDLLEGGHVTVSRPVPPAQLPDARILREVIDGLRAL; encoded by the coding sequence ATGGGTACCGGCGCGGACGCTCTGCGCGGTAGCCAGTGGTACGACGCGGACGCGGGACCCCTGGTGCGCCCGTACGCCGTCACCGGGGGACGTACGGAACCGGGTCCGAGCGGGGCGCGGTTCGACCTCATCGCCCTGGTCGACGTCGCCGAAGCGTCCGACCGCGACGCCGAGACGATGCTCGGTCCGGAACACCGGGCACTGCTCGCCCTGTGCCAGGAGGAGACCCAGTCGGTCGCGGAGCTCGCCGCCGACGCCGACCTCCCGGTGGGCGTGGTACGAGTGCTCCTGGGCGACCTGCTGGAGGGTGGCCACGTGACGGTGAGCCGGCCCGTCCCGCCCGCACAGCTGCCCGACGCACGCATTCTCCGCGAGGTCATCGACGGACTGCGGGCGCTCTGA
- a CDS encoding MHYT domain-containing protein, with protein MGHLDHATFGWLTPVLSYAMASTGAALGLRCTVRALHTTGRSRRNWLLTAASALGTGIWTMHFVAMLGFGVTGTDIRYDVGLTLFSLIVAVVVVGIGVFAVGHGRNRERALLAGGLTTGVGVASMHYLGMAAIHLHGEVHYNPVMVAVSVAIAVVAATAALWAALNIHTPGAVVLASLVMGAAVSSMHYTGMLAVGVEVAPSAAPLTGATAMQFIFPLTVGLGSYLFLTSAFVALSPTARDADDDAYAFATAARARHTDRLTTPGEPSPAARP; from the coding sequence ATGGGACACCTGGACCACGCCACCTTCGGCTGGCTGACACCCGTGCTGTCGTACGCGATGGCATCGACAGGCGCCGCGCTCGGCCTGCGGTGCACCGTGCGCGCACTGCACACCACCGGCCGTTCGCGGCGCAACTGGCTGCTCACCGCGGCCTCCGCCCTCGGCACCGGCATCTGGACGATGCACTTCGTCGCCATGCTCGGCTTCGGGGTCACCGGCACCGACATCCGCTACGACGTGGGCCTGACCCTGTTCAGCCTGATCGTCGCCGTGGTGGTCGTCGGGATCGGCGTCTTCGCCGTGGGACACGGACGCAACCGTGAACGGGCCCTGCTGGCCGGCGGGCTCACCACCGGCGTCGGCGTCGCGAGCATGCACTACCTCGGCATGGCCGCCATCCACCTGCACGGCGAGGTCCACTACAACCCCGTGATGGTCGCGGTCTCCGTGGCGATCGCCGTCGTCGCCGCCACCGCGGCGCTCTGGGCGGCCCTCAACATCCACACCCCCGGCGCCGTGGTGCTCGCCTCCCTCGTGATGGGGGCCGCCGTCAGCTCCATGCACTACACCGGGATGCTGGCGGTCGGTGTCGAGGTGGCTCCGTCCGCGGCGCCCCTGACCGGAGCCACGGCCATGCAGTTCATTTTCCCCCTCACCGTCGGGCTCGGCTCCTACCTCTTCCTCACCTCGGCGTTCGTCGCGCTCTCGCCCACGGCGCGGGACGCCGACGACGACGCCTACGCGTTCGCCACGGCCGCACGCGCCCGCCACACCGACCGGCTCACCACGCCCGGCGAACCGTCCCCGGCCGCCCGCCCCTGA
- a CDS encoding nitrate- and nitrite sensing domain-containing protein, which produces MRPLRTTQAPGAQDDRPIPPVRGRRAHAGPPADERVVLGSRPRRTQDPSGRRRTWSPRPRTVRAKVLALLMVPVVSLLALWGLATVTTAQEVSRLRQAERVDATVRTPVRQAVDALQAERKAALVQSAAPGDGAAATLETRAARTGAALDRLRMGEGHTVADTGGLPAGLATRMDVFLARADGLGPLRGRLLASPGPEPDSDTDRDSAYLAYTDAIGAAFGVLGALTGIQNAEIGPEARVLLELGRADEMLAREDVLLAAAARTGTLEGRALLRFTGAVEARRAFTETAAADLPAAERDAWQDLAADSAYRAVESAEDAVLAARPGAPAAQAVPADAWALAGGPVLTRLRAVEAAAADRLAGRSDPLASGLTSSDGAAVLFGFIAVVAALVISVRIGSGLVTELVSLRDSALAIARRELPRAMERLRAGEEIDVKAESPPRRPSQDEIGQVGEALDIVHRAALSAAVERAELASGIAGVFVNLARRSQVLVHRQLNLLDGMERRADDPNELADLFRLDHLTTRMRRHAESLIILSGAAPGRAWRRPVPLTQVVRAAVSEIEDYARVEVRRLADVSVTGVAVADLTHLLAELVENAAQFSPPHTKVRITGEPVGNGYAIEIEDRGLGMGAELLAQANKRIEQSEALDLFDSDRLGLFVVSRLSSRHRIKVGLRTSPYGGTTAVVLLPTALLHEDPPENADPGAPAPQAAAGEKPSPRAAVTGGGHRAAFPPPVAVPDQAPDPDPAETGEDASDTPPAPVTALRRRPRTPAAGRAAERGHPRSPLKQAAAQPPERSKAAGDDEELPRRVRQAHLVPQLRQGQAPPPREQRAGGGGGPAERTPEQVRDRMTAYRDGWRRGSGTAAVAPPTAPPAPGPAAHPIDVGDPG; this is translated from the coding sequence ATGCGCCCACTCCGTACGACCCAGGCGCCCGGCGCCCAGGACGACCGGCCCATACCCCCGGTACGGGGCCGGCGCGCGCACGCGGGTCCCCCGGCCGACGAGCGCGTCGTGCTCGGCTCCCGTCCGCGCCGCACGCAGGACCCGTCCGGCCGCCGGCGCACCTGGTCCCCGAGGCCGCGCACCGTACGGGCCAAAGTGCTCGCCCTGCTGATGGTGCCGGTCGTGTCGCTGCTCGCCCTGTGGGGGCTCGCGACCGTCACCACGGCCCAGGAGGTGTCCCGGCTCCGTCAGGCGGAACGGGTGGACGCCACCGTGCGTACCCCGGTCCGGCAAGCCGTCGACGCGCTCCAGGCCGAGCGGAAGGCCGCCCTCGTCCAGTCGGCCGCACCCGGCGACGGCGCCGCCGCGACCCTGGAGACCCGAGCCGCCCGCACCGGCGCGGCGCTCGACCGGCTCAGGATGGGCGAGGGGCACACCGTCGCGGACACCGGCGGCCTGCCCGCGGGGCTCGCCACCCGCATGGACGTCTTCCTCGCCCGCGCCGACGGACTCGGCCCCCTGCGCGGCCGGCTCCTCGCCTCCCCGGGCCCCGAACCGGACAGCGACACCGACCGGGACAGCGCCTATCTCGCGTACACCGACGCCATCGGCGCCGCCTTCGGAGTGCTCGGAGCCCTCACCGGGATCCAGAACGCCGAAATCGGTCCCGAGGCACGAGTCCTGCTCGAACTCGGCAGGGCGGACGAGATGCTGGCACGCGAGGACGTCCTCCTCGCCGCGGCCGCGCGGACCGGCACGCTCGAAGGGCGGGCGCTGCTCCGCTTCACCGGAGCCGTCGAGGCGCGGCGGGCCTTCACCGAGACGGCCGCCGCCGATCTGCCCGCCGCGGAACGCGACGCCTGGCAGGACCTCGCCGCGGACAGCGCGTACCGCGCCGTGGAGAGCGCCGAGGACGCGGTACTCGCCGCACGGCCCGGTGCCCCGGCCGCCCAAGCGGTCCCGGCCGACGCCTGGGCCCTGGCGGGCGGCCCCGTCCTCACCCGGCTGCGCGCCGTCGAGGCCGCGGCGGCGGACCGCCTGGCGGGCCGTTCCGATCCGCTGGCGAGCGGGCTGACGAGCTCCGACGGGGCCGCGGTCCTGTTCGGGTTCATCGCCGTGGTCGCCGCGCTCGTCATCTCCGTACGCATCGGCAGCGGCCTCGTCACGGAGCTGGTGAGCCTGCGCGACAGCGCCCTGGCCATCGCGCGCCGCGAACTGCCGCGAGCGATGGAACGCCTGCGGGCGGGGGAGGAGATCGACGTCAAGGCCGAATCCCCGCCCCGCAGGCCCTCGCAGGACGAGATCGGCCAGGTCGGCGAGGCACTCGACATCGTGCACCGCGCGGCGCTCAGCGCCGCGGTGGAGCGCGCCGAACTCGCGAGCGGCATCGCCGGGGTCTTCGTCAACCTCGCCCGCCGCAGCCAGGTCCTGGTCCACCGTCAGCTCAACCTCCTGGACGGCATGGAACGCCGCGCCGACGACCCCAACGAACTGGCCGACCTCTTCCGCCTCGACCACCTGACCACCCGTATGCGCCGGCACGCGGAAAGCCTGATCATCCTGTCCGGCGCCGCCCCCGGACGGGCCTGGCGCAGGCCCGTGCCGCTCACCCAGGTGGTCCGGGCGGCGGTCTCGGAGATCGAGGACTACGCCCGGGTGGAGGTACGCCGGCTCGCCGACGTCTCCGTGACGGGGGTCGCGGTCGCCGACCTCACCCACCTGCTCGCCGAACTCGTCGAGAACGCGGCCCAGTTCTCGCCGCCGCACACCAAGGTGCGGATCACTGGCGAACCCGTGGGCAACGGCTACGCGATCGAGATCGAGGACCGTGGCCTCGGCATGGGGGCGGAGCTCCTCGCGCAGGCCAACAAGCGCATCGAACAGTCCGAGGCGCTCGATCTGTTCGACAGCGACCGGCTCGGACTGTTCGTCGTCAGCCGGCTCTCCTCCCGCCACCGGATCAAGGTCGGGCTCCGCACCTCTCCGTACGGCGGCACCACCGCGGTCGTTCTGCTGCCGACCGCTCTGCTGCACGAGGATCCGCCGGAGAACGCGGATCCGGGCGCCCCCGCTCCGCAGGCAGCCGCGGGCGAGAAGCCCTCGCCACGGGCGGCCGTCACCGGAGGCGGGCACCGGGCCGCCTTCCCGCCGCCCGTCGCGGTCCCCGACCAGGCCCCCGACCCCGACCCCGCGGAGACGGGCGAAGACGCCTCGGACACGCCTCCCGCCCCGGTCACCGCACTCCGGCGCAGGCCCCGCACCCCGGCGGCCGGCCGGGCAGCGGAACGCGGCCACCCCCGGTCACCCCTCAAGCAGGCGGCGGCCCAGCCCCCGGAGCGGAGCAAGGCGGCCGGCGACGACGAGGAGCTTCCCCGGCGGGTCCGGCAGGCGCACCTGGTGCCCCAGCTCCGCCAGGGGCAGGCCCCGCCGCCGCGGGAACAGCGTGCCGGGGGCGGGGGCGGACCCGCCGAGCGCACGCCCGAACAGGTCCGGGACCGCATGACCGCCTACCGGGACGGATGGCGGCGCGGCAGTGGTACGGCGGCGGTAGCCCCGCCGACGGCGCCCCCCGCACCGGGCCCGGCGGCCCACCCCATCGACGTAGGAGATCCCGGATGA